The Desulfovibrio fairfieldensis sequence GTGGCGCTTTGCAGGATGAGCAGCGGCCAGTCCTGATGGATTTGCAGCAGCGCGAATTCCCGTTCACTCTCAAGACCCACCAGCCCGCAGGGGAAGTGAATAATCCTGTCGGGATCTATCTCGCGGGGCCCGATGCGGGTGTTGATGGCTAGCTGTGTGTTGTTTCCCATAGCTGCGCGACCTTCATGATATCTTCATTGCGGATTTGCAGCGCGTCCTGATTCTGCTCGATAACGCGCTGATAGACTTCCTCCCGGTACACGGTGACGCCGTCGGGAACCTCCAGGCCGATTTTTACCTGCTTGCCCTGCATCTTGAGGACGGTAAAGCGTATATCGCGGCCCACATAGATGCTTTCTCCCGCGCGGCGACTTAATATGAGCATACGGCGTCCGTATCGGGCTGGAAGGTGACATGTCTGAAGCGGCCTTGCGTCGGCGCGGCGGCTTGAATGGCCGCGCGCCGTGACGGTCATTCCCCTCCCCACGA is a genomic window containing:
- the csrA gene encoding carbon storage regulator CsrA encodes the protein MLILSRRAGESIYVGRDIRFTVLKMQGKQVKIGLEVPDGVTVYREEVYQRVIEQNQDALQIRNEDIMKVAQLWETTHS